The Methanophagales archaeon genomic sequence CCATGTGGGGAATGCAGACTCATGTCCACCTTTGAAGCAGAAGCATGCGCCGAGAGGTCATAATCACCTCTATCTGCAATGCCTACTATCTCCATCCATCCGTACCTCGCACTTAAAAACTCAGCATCCCAGCAATCGCGGGCATAATGTGCCATCTCGTCCTTTCTATGCTGTCTGAATCTCAATCGGTCTGTGGGAATGCCAATCTTCTCCAGGAACTCCTTCACCTTCGCTATATGATAGCCCAGATATTCATTCGCGATTATACCACTTCTAACTGCATCTCCAAGGCTCATCTCCCTTTCTTCTTCTTCCGCAGGGTTTATCAATATCCCTGTGGCTTTGACCGCATCGAAACCAGGATGTGAGTTCTTCTCCCGCGGATCAACAAAGACTTCAGCCTCCGCCATTGTGAATTCTCTCAATCTGATGAGACTCTGCCGGGGTGAAATCTCATTTCGATACGCCTTCCCTATCTGTATAACACCAAATGGCAGTTTATCACGGTTGAACCTGAGTAGCCTCTGGAAATTGATAAAAATCCCCTGCGCCGTCTCCGGTCGCAGATACCCTTCACTCTTCTTCATATCCATCTTCGGCACACCTATCCTCGTCTGAAACATCAGATTGAACTCACCAGCTGCTTCCAGCTCGCCACCACATTCAGGGCACTTACTGCCTGCTACTATCTCATCATCAATGCGAAAGAATCTATTGCAGTTCTTGCATACCACAGTGGAGTCAGTGAAGCAATCCAGATGACCTGATGCCATGAATACCTCACCAGGTGCTATGTTTGGACTCTCTATCTCATAAAAGCCCTCAAGCGAATAAAAAAGTCGCCATACCGCCTCCAACTGCCGCTTCAAGCTCGCACCAAGGGGACCATAATCATAAAAACCCGATGAACCGCCATATATCTCATAAGCCTGCCATAAGAAACCTCTTCGCCGTGCAAGCTCCTCCACGCTATCTCTTCTCACAGCCACCATGAGATTTATACTCTCTACTCTTATCTTATCCCTCCACCCGCGTCTCGTTCTTTATCCTTTCCCACTGCTTGTTGCCATCTCTGAGCTCGGCACTACCAAGCAATGCAAGTTTTATCGCTTCCGCTATATGCTCCCGCTGCTTATCACTCAGATATACCTTAGACTCAGTGTAAGATTGCTCAAAGTATCTCAGTCCCTTCACAAAGTGGTCATGCATCTCCTTAAAACGTTCTGGTGCCTTTATACATTCCGCTTCATTTAATGTGCTCTTCGCAGTCTCTTTGCATTTCTGCATCTCTTCCTCATATTTCCTCTCGCTTATCTTCTCCCAGAAGAAGTCATGCATGACTCCTATACCATCTATAACCGGCGTTATCTCACCCAGCAAGTCTGAACAGCTCATCAGATAGAACTTCTCATCCTCGCTCATATCGTATCTGGCTCTACGCTGCCTGAAAAGCCCTCCTAACATTTCTATCACCCATCTACACCAAAACCTTAAGAAGGTTCCTATCAAGTAATAAGCCCACCAGCTTACCACGCGCTGAAATAACAGGAAGCTGGTCAAATTTGTTCTTGCTCATCACTCTCGCACATTCGCTCACCGTTGAATTACGGGTCGCAGTTATTACTTCCTTCACCATTACCTCCTTCACAGGTCTCTTCGGTAAGCTTATCTTTGATACACTATAATATAACCTCATTGTATCTCTCATGCCTTCCCATGTCCATTCGTCCTCATCCGAGCCTAAAGAGAGGTCTGAATCCGTTGTATTATCCTCAATTATCGCAGCATTTATCAGGTCCCGGTCGGCTATAAGCCCCACCAGCTCGAGCTCTGTATTCAGGACTGGTACTGCTTTTACACATGCAAGCTCCATTATCCGTCCCACTACCGACAGAGGCGTCTCATCCCATACAGCTACGGTCTCATCAGCTATGTAATCGCCTATCGGCTCAGTAAAGTCCATATCTGCTATCGCCCGAACTATATCCGCAACAGAGATTATACCAACAAGTCTCTCACCTTCCACAACGGGCAAACGACGAATCTTATTTGTCAGTATAAGCCTTGATGCATCGACTATGCTCGCGTCTGGACCGATTGTGAAGGGGTTCCTGGTCATGAGTAGCGCTATCTGCTCCTCATTTGGATTCTTTAACACGTCCTGCCTCGTTACTATTCCTACTAACTTCCCATCCTTGACCACCGGAGCACCAGAGATATATCTCGATTTGCAAATTGCCATCAACTCCTCTCGCGTTCCTGGAACCGTTACATAAGCAACATCTTCCACCATCACATCCCTTACTTTTATCTCCCACCCCTTCTTCATCTCTTTGCTTCTATTCTACTCTTCTCTTTCCCCTTCCCCTTCTTCTATTCTGTACACACTATCATTGGGTCTCACCCTCTCTTCCACCTTTAACCCTATTGCCTGTCCCATCGTGGCAGTCTCCACCCTCTTATTCTCTATCTCCATCGACTCCACCTGCTGCTCGAAGGATGTAGTAGCACCTTCTATTCGTATCTTATCACCTTTTCTTATATCATCTCGCAATTCTACCACAGCAACACCGATCTTTGGAAAATAATGTGTTATCTTACCAATTAACTTCTTTTCGCCCATCCTATCCTTATGATACCTCCCATTCCTCCCATTATCTCATATCTATCTTGTATCTCCCCTCATAATGCAAAAAAGGTATCTCCTTACCCGGTTCAATCCTACCCTTCTCCTTCAATTCTTTTGGTACCTTTATCTCAATCGTTGAATAATCTTCCAGATCCATAACCTGCACCGTATCATCAGTGATAGAAAGCACCTGACCACTTCTGCGTTCTATCACAGGCACATATATCTTCGCAGTAACTGGCTGAATCGCAGTCCTCTTCTGAGAATCAAATACACCTATTCCTTCTATCCGCGCCTTTGCCGCTCCATGCTTTCCTGGCTTCGATGTCGTTATACTCACTATCGTACAAGGCTCATCCTCTATCACAACATATCTACCCTCTTTTAGAGTCCTTACCTCAGTCTGTTCTTTCATTTCACCTTCCTTTATTTCTTATATCGCATCTTCTTCCTTCGCTTCTTCAACTTATGCTTTCGCATCTTCGCTATCTTTCTCTTCTTTCCGCAGGGAATTTGTACTCACCACCTGTATTATTTTTTCTTCCTACCTATTTCTCCGTTTCTCCGTATTATAAATTATTCTTTATATTTAATTGCCTAATAAAAAGTGAGAGATGGGTGATGGGTAGGATAGAAAGGGCGCCAGCTTGGATATTGAAGTACCGGGATAGAATAGAGCGAGGAGCGGTGACGGTAGAGGAGATACTGGAAGAGGAGAACAGGGTTAGAGATAAACCAATAAAGTTGTCCACGGTGACGAGAGCGATAAATGCCCTTGGATTTCAGACTTCCGGGCTGCATCGTGCTGAAGAATCAGAAACCAGTCCCAGTCCTGCGGGATCAGAAACCGCAGTCGCAGTGAATGAAGAGAAGAAGGGTAGTGGTCCAGGCTGGTTGCAGAAATACCGCGAACGGATAGAGAATGGTACAATAACGGTGGAGGAGATACTGGAGGAAGAGAACAGGATAAGAGATAAGCCAATAAAGTTGTCCACGGTGACGAGAGCGATAAATGCCATGGGCTTTCAGACTTCCGGGCTGCATCGTGCTGAAGAATCAGAAACCAGTCCCAGTCCTGCGGGATCAGAAACCGCAGTCGCAGTGAATGAAGAGAAGAAGGGTAGTGGTCCAGGCTGGTTGCAGAAATACCGCGAACGGATAGAGAATGGTACAATAACGGTGGAGGAGATACTGGAGGAAGAGAACAGGATAAGAGATAAGCCAATAAAGCTCTCCACGCTGGCAAGGGCGCTGAATATCATTGGTTCAGCGCGAAAGAAAGAAGAGAAACTGGAGATGGAGAGCGAGATACGAACGCGGGAGAGAACAGATTTTCAATCAAGCATTGGTGAAATTACGGAAGCAACAAAAAAGAGATTCGATGCTATCAAGGGTGACTGGGAGAGGGATTTAGGGCGGACGCTGCATAATGACTATTTCATGAACATACTACTCGCATTGGCAAAACTGCTTGGATATGGAAAAACACTCGCAATGAAGAAGTGAAGAGATAAGTGATAAATGAGGATAATGGTGGCAGAGTATTCAGTGGGTTCGCGCGGTGGAGAAGGGATGTCTTTGCAAAAAGAGGGGAGAGCGATGTTAATCACGCTGAAACAGAGCTTTGAGAGGCTGGGTAATGAAGTCATCTCACCCATGCAGGAACGTGATTTCGAAGCTGCGGTGGATAAACTATCGAAGGACTGTGATGCTGGAATTGTCATTGCACCAGATGAGCTGCTTTTATCTCTCACCGAGATCGTGGAATCGAACACCGTCAATCTCGGTTGCCCCTGCGAGTGCGTTCGGATTTGCACAGATAAACTGCGGACTACAGAGATACTGAGTGAAGCAGGTATTCCGGTACCTGAAATTGTTGCGGATGCATGGATACCGGGCAGGAAATATGTAATCAAACCGAGATACGGATGTGCTTCTGAGGATGTCTTTATAATAGAAAGCACAAAGAGGTACAATCCTGGTGACGGGTTTATTACTATGGAATATATAAAAGGAGAGAATATAAGCAGCAGTGTGGTTGCTGGCTCTTCAGGAGCATTACCACTAACAGTGAATAAGCAGTTTATACGCATGGAGCATACTGGAAGGCTCCGTCTCCGTTATACAGGTGGGTTGGTCCCTTACCATGTGGATGCAGAGAGGGAGATATTGGATATGAGCAAGCAGATTGTAGCTGCGTTGGGATGTAGCGGATATATCGGAATAGACTTTGTAGTACGCAGTGAAGGGGAGCGCAGGGCATATGTGGTGGATGTGAATCCGAGACCAACCACTTCAATCGTGGGCATAGCGCGGGTATTAAATTATGAGCTGGGTGATTTATTGCTGAGTGCGAAATTTGGCTCTTTACCAGGAGAAGAGGATGTAAAGACAGAGGGGTGTTTTATTTTTAACCTTTAACTCTTTAACTTATGAAAAATAGCGAGGATTAAGCTAGATGAGCAAGAGGAGAAGAATCGAGGGAATAGCGGGAACTACTCTGGATTTTATACTGGAAGTGAGTAAGTCCTATCATCCCTACGAATTTATCGGTATGCTGTCAGCCGATGGTGATGTCATTAGCGATGTTCT encodes the following:
- the glyS gene encoding glycine--tRNA ligase, whose product is MVAVRRDSVEELARRRGFLWQAYEIYGGSSGFYDYGPLGASLKRQLEAVWRLFYSLEGFYEIESPNIAPGEVFMASGHLDCFTDSTVVCKNCNRFFRIDDEIVAGSKCPECGGELEAAGEFNLMFQTRIGVPKMDMKKSEGYLRPETAQGIFINFQRLLRFNRDKLPFGVIQIGKAYRNEISPRQSLIRLREFTMAEAEVFVDPREKNSHPGFDAVKATGILINPAEEEEREMSLGDAVRSGIIANEYLGYHIAKVKEFLEKIGIPTDRLRFRQHRKDEMAHYARDCWDAEFLSARYGWMEIVGIADRGDYDLSAHASASKVDMSLHSPHGKIVPHVIEPSYGIDRIFYALLESGFAEERVGKENRRVLRLIPGLAPIKVAVFPLLNREELKMKAKEVFQRLKRELVYVDYDDSGSIGRRYRRQDEIGTPYCITIDYQTLEDNTVTIRDRDTMQQRRVKIDELSGELMKSLKSLQI
- a CDS encoding CBS domain-containing protein, whose product is MKKGWEIKVRDVMVEDVAYVTVPGTREELMAICKSRYISGAPVVKDGKLVGIVTRQDVLKNPNEEQIALLMTRNPFTIGPDASIVDASRLILTNKIRRLPVVEGERLVGIISVADIVRAIADMDFTEPIGDYIADETVAVWDETPLSVVGRIMELACVKAVPVLNTELELVGLIADRDLINAAIIEDNTTDSDLSLGSDEDEWTWEGMRDTMRLYYSVSKISLPKRPVKEVMVKEVITATRNSTVSECARVMSKNKFDQLPVISARGKLVGLLLDRNLLKVLV
- a CDS encoding translation initiation factor IF-5A — its product is MKEQTEVRTLKEGRYVVIEDEPCTIVSITTSKPGKHGAAKARIEGIGVFDSQKRTAIQPVTAKIYVPVIERRSGQVLSITDDTVQVMDLEDYSTIEIKVPKELKEKGRIEPGKEIPFLHYEGRYKIDMR
- a CDS encoding ATP-grasp domain-containing protein; this translates as MRIMVAEYSVGSRGGEGMSLQKEGRAMLITLKQSFERLGNEVISPMQERDFEAAVDKLSKDCDAGIVIAPDELLLSLTEIVESNTVNLGCPCECVRICTDKLRTTEILSEAGIPVPEIVADAWIPGRKYVIKPRYGCASEDVFIIESTKRYNPGDGFITMEYIKGENISSSVVAGSSGALPLTVNKQFIRMEHTGRLRLRYTGGLVPYHVDAEREILDMSKQIVAALGCSGYIGIDFVVRSEGERRAYVVDVNPRPTTSIVGIARVLNYELGDLLLSAKFGSLPGEEDVKTEGCFIFNL